The following proteins come from a genomic window of Lolium rigidum isolate FL_2022 chromosome 5, APGP_CSIRO_Lrig_0.1, whole genome shotgun sequence:
- the LOC124653092 gene encoding uncharacterized protein LOC124653092, with the protein MASRWIRPEVYPLFATTGVAVGICAMQLVRNITTNPEVRVTKQNRAAGVLDNHDEGKRYSQHGVRRFWLSKRRDYMQALDNVPTDPKHE; encoded by the exons ATGGCTTCTCGATGGATCCGACCTGAG GTGTACCCGCTGTTCGCGACGACCGGCGTGGCGGTGGGCATCTGCGCGATGCAGCTGGTGCGCAACATCACCACCAACCCGGAGGTGAGGGTGACGAAGCAGAACAGGGCGGCCGGGGTGCTGGACAACCACGACGAAGGGAAGCGCTACTCGCAGCACGGCGTGCGCAGGTTCTGGCTCTCCAAGCGCCGCGACTACATGCAGGCGCTCGACAACGTGCCCACCGACCCGAAACACGAGTAG
- the LOC124655889 gene encoding probable DNA replication complex GINS protein PSF3 encodes MPSYYDVDDILMEEEPISAVFQVTANGVGLLDPGAERNSVEKGAKVDLPFWLAHGMLSLEQAVSINVPPCFTQKTRKEIQADAACVDLRVRCPYFYELGCKIVPLVSDKSIGQFLRYAFVSRYKEILSKSHSSSTTTVPKFTPRLTKEEARVFDSARESMTAFKKWRVGGARLQKASILGRKRKTKLPDGSSTS; translated from the exons ATGCCATCTTACTACGACGTCGATGACATCCTCATGGAGGAGGAG CCTATTTCGGCTGTTTTCCAAGTAACTGCAAATGGCGTGGGTCTGCTAGATCCCGGTGCTGAGAGAAACAGT GTTGAAAAAGGTGCGAAGGTAGACCTTCCATTCTGGCTTGCACACGGGATGCTGTCTCTAGAACAAGCGGTGTCAATAAATGTACCCCCTTGCTTCACCCAGAA AACTCGCAAGGAGATCCAAGCTGATGCAGCCTGTGTTGATTTGAGGGTTCGGTGCCCTTACTTCTATGAGCTAGGATGCAAGATTGTTCCTTT GGTGAGCGACAAGAGCATTGGCCAGTTCCTGCGCTACGCCTTCGTAAGCAGGTACAAGGAGATACTGAGCAAATCGCACAGCTCCTCCACGACGACAGTGCCCAAGTTCACCCCACGACTAACAAAAGAAGAAGCTCGAG TGTTCGACTCCGCCAGGGAATCAATGACCGCTTTCAAGAAATGGCGCGTTGGAGGCGCGAGGCTGCAGAAGGCGTCCATCCTTGGCAGGAAGAGGAAGACAAAGCTTCCTGATGGGTCCTCTACATCCTGA
- the LOC124653091 gene encoding 3-dehydroquinate synthase, chloroplastic, whose amino-acid sequence MDTLMKVFDKAIESRLDRRCTFVALGGGVIGDMCGYAAASFLRGVNFIQIPTTLMAQVDSSVGGKTGINHPLGKNLIGAFYQPQCVLIDTETLNTLPDRELASGVAEVVKYGLIRDAPFFEWQEKNMAAILAREPSALTYAIKRSCENKAEVVAQDEREGGLRATLNLGHTFGHAIETGLGYGEWLHGEAVAAGTVMAADMSYRLGWIDESIQKRTFDILEKAKLPVAPPKGMTMEKFRNIMAVDKKVADGLLRLILLKGPLGGCVFTGEYDRKALDETLRAFCDN is encoded by the exons atg GACACGCTGATGAAGGTCTTCGACAAGGCGATCGAGTCGCGGCTGGACCGCAGGTGCACGTTCGTCGCGCTAGGCGGCGGCGTCATCGGGGACATGTGCGGGTACGCGGCCGCCTCGTTCCTCCGCGGCGTCAACTTCATACAGATACCCACGACTCTGATGGCCCAG GTCGATTCGTCCGTTGGAGGGAAGACTGGGATTAACCATCCACTGGGGAAGAACTTGATTGGGGCATTCTACCAGCCGCAGTGTGTGCTCATAGACACTGAGACGCTGAATACATTGCCCGACAGGGAGCTGGCTTCAGGCGTTGCTGAGGTGGTGAAGTATGGGCTCATAAGAGACGCACCCTTCTTTGAGTGGCAAGAGAAGAATATGGCGGCAATACTAGCGAG AGAACCAAGTGCCCTGACCTACGCTATAAAGAGATCATGTGAAAACAAAGCTGAAGTTGTTGCTCAGGACGAGAGGGAAGGTGGCCTTCGAGCAACACTAAACCTGGGTCATACATTTGGTCAT GCTATAGAAACAGGTCTTGGCTATGGAGAATGGCTCCATGGGGAGGCTGTCGCTGCTGGAACA GTTATGGCAGCCGACATGTCTTACCGCTTGGGCTGGATAGACGAGTCCATACAAAAACGAACATTTGACATACTAGAGAAAGCCAAGCTTCCCGTTGCACCGCCAAAAGGCATGACAATGGAGAAGTTCAGAAACATCATGGCT GTCGACAAGAAAGTTGCGGATGGATTGCTGAGGCTCATCCTTCTGAAAGGACCTCTGGGAGGGTGTGTTTTCACCGGCGAGTACGACAGGAAAGCCCTGGACGAAACCCTTCGTGCATTCTGCGACAACTGA
- the LOC124657478 gene encoding chalcone synthase 2-like, with protein sequence MAPALLSVLDMMRAQRAEGPATVLAIGTATPANCVGQADYPEYYFRVTNSGHLSDLKQKFKIICERSTIKKRHMHMTEELFQQNPQMCAFDGPSLNARQAILAGEVPRLGAAAALKAIKEWGQPLSKITHLVFCTRQAVDMPGADYQLLKMLGLDPSVRRVMLYQHGCFAGGTVLRVAKDLAENNLDARVLVVCSEITAVTFRGPSATGSHLDNLVAQALFGDGAAAVVVGADPEEPLERPLFQLVSASQTILPESDGLIGATLREAGLSVHINKDVPTIISKNIENALVKAFAPLGIEDWNSIFWVAHPGGPAILDMVEAKVSLNKERMGATRHVLSEYGNMSSASVLFILDEMRKRSAEDGHGTTGEGMDWGVLFGFGPGLTLETIVLHSAPIVASA encoded by the exons ATGGCGCCGGCGTTGCTGTCTGTTCTCGACATGATGAGGGCGCAGCGGGCCGAAGGCCCGGCGACTGTGCTGGCCATCGGCACGGCGACGCCGGCCAACTGCGTGGGCCAGGCCGACTACCCGGAGTACTATTTCCGGGTGACTAACAGCGGCCACCTCTCCGACCTTAAACAGAAGTTTAAAATAATAT GTGAGAGGTCTACAATTAAAAAGAGACACATGCACATGACGGAGGAGCTCTTCCAGCAAAACCCCCAGATGTGCGCGTTTGACGGGCCATCGCTAAACGCGCGCCAGGCCATCCTCGCCGGCGAGGTCCCTAGACTTGGGGCGGCTGCAGCGCTCAAGGCGATCAAGGAGTGGGGCCAGCCACTCTCAAAGATCACGCATCTTGTGTTCTGCACCCGACAGGCCGTCGACATGCCGGGCGCCGACTACCAGCTGCTGAAGATGCTCGGGCTCGACCCCTCCGTGAGGAGAGTCATGTTGTACCAGCATGGCTGCTTTGCCGGCGGCACGGTGCTACGCGTGGCCAAGGACCTCGCGGAGAATAACCTCGACGCGCGTGTGCTCGTGGTCTGCTCAGAGATCACGGCCGTCACCTTCCGTGGGCCCTCCGCCACAGGCTCGCACCTTGACAACCTTGTCGCGCAGGCGCTCTTTGGGGATggtgcggcggcggtggtcgtcGGAGCCGATCCCGAGGAGCCCTTGGAGAGGCCGCTCTTCCAGCTGGTCTCGGCGAGCCAGACGATCCTTCCCGAGTCAGACGGCCTGATCGGAGCCACTCTCCGAGAGGCCGGCCTTAGTGTGCACATCAACAAGGATGTGCCCACCATCATCTCGAAAAACATCGAGAACGCTTTGGTCAAAGCCTTCGCTCCATTGGGCATTGAAGACTGGAACTCCATATTTTGGGTCGCACACCCCGGCGGTCCAGCGATTCTAGACATGGTTGAGGCCAAGGTGAGCCTCAACAAGGAGAGGATGGGCGCCACCAGGCATGTGTTGTCCGAGTATGGCAACATGTCCAGCGCCAGCGTGCTCTTCATTCTCGATGAGATGAGGAAGCGCTCCGCCGAGGATGGCCACGGCACCACCGGCGAGGGCATGGACTGGGGTGTCCTCTTCGGATTCGGCCCTGGTCTCACCCTCGAGACCATCGTGCTACACAGTGCACCTATCGTTGCCTCCGCATGA